CCAAGGTTTGTCCATGAACCATGGTTCCGTCCAAGAAATTTGCAAATAACGGCGGATAGGTCCAAATTCGACTCGACCAGTGATTTGTTGTCCAGTTCCGTTTAAGTTGTTCTCACCTAACTGAGTAAAAATGGAAAACCCAGTAATGGTTCCATATCCTCCCCCCATTGATACCGTTCCTGTGGGCTGTTCCACAAGTTCAATAATAAGGTTCATCTTGGTTTCATCAGAACCAGGTCGCATATTAAAGTTTACTTCTTTAAAGTAACCTAAGTTAAAGATACGTTCCCTTGACCTGTTCACAAGAGTGGAGTTAAAAAGATCACCAGGTTTAAAAAGAAGTTCTCTTCGAACCACACGGTCTTGCGTCTTTTTATTACCTTTGATAATAATATTTTCAATAAAAGCTAAATTGTTTTCGCGAATCGTAAAGTCTACGTGAATGAATTTTTTGCCTCGGAGTTTCGGTTCCTCTTCGTAAACTTTTCTTAACCTAGCAACATTAAGACGATTGTATTCCTCATTACAATCGGAAACTGCATCGGCACTACCTCGTTTGTCACAATTCTCATAACGCGATAAGGAAGCATCACTGAGTTCAATCACTTTCCGGCGAGGAATCACTTGAGCAAACAAATATCCTTTGGCAGAATATGCTTCGTTGATCGAGGCTCTATCTTTCTGAAATTTAGTTTCATCAAAAACTTCACCCACATCGGCAGGTGCAAATTCAAATTGATCCTCTAAATATTTAACAGGATAAACTGGAGACCATTCCTCTTTCGGGGTTCCCACTGGATTATTTTCTTTGTTTAAAAATTGCGGCATCCCACTAGGAGCAATGGTCATGTCATGACTTGTAGAATATCCGTTATAAAAATACTGCTCACCTTCACTGATCTTAAAATTAACAATAACAACACGTTTGTCTTTCTTTTGTGGGTTTTCCCAACGAATTTCCCAATTGGTTCCTTCATTACTGAGTTCGGCGTCGACATATCCTTTTGATTTTAGGTAAGCAGAGATTTTTTGTTTATCTGATTCAAAAGCGGATTCTTTAAACACACCCGACTCAATAATCCCGCTTTCCTTTAAATCCATGATACCTTGGATATCATAAGTATCGATTTCACTATTCCCGAAGATATTGATTTTGCTGACAGGAATTTCTTCCCCTTCATCGATAATGAACTTCACCTTAACCGTGTTAGTATCTGGATTTACAGGTTCAGTTTCAAATCGAACATAAGCGAGAAAAAAACCTTCATCCCTGTATTTTTTCAAAATTACTTCTTTAGACAGAGTAACTTTTTTTGGAGTGATGACTTCGTTTTCTTTTAAGGGGATTTTATCTCGTAAGTCAGAGGGAAAAACTTCATCTGCCCCGATAAAATCGATGTCTTTCACTCGCGGTCGCTCTCTCACAACTACAAGAATTTTAACACCCTCTCCGTCCGCTTCCCCTTGGATATCAATATGATAGAAAAATCCTGAAACAAATAACGCACGCATATCTGCGTTCAAAAGTCCCTGGGACAACTGCATCCCGGGACGCATGTCCATTAAATCCAAAATGTCATCAGAGGAAGTATTGATATTTCCTTTAAACTCAACCTTGGTGATGACTTTATCTAGGTATACAGTTCGGTTCGACCAAAGGGATACCCACTCCGCCGAAACAAGTAGTAGGAGAGATAAAACAAGAAGACTTACGATTTTTATTTTTTTTCGAATATTCAAAAAATCACTTTGATGTGCCTTTTACCATTGCTAGGTTAAACCGGCTAACACCCGCAGCATTGACTGCATCGATTACCTTAACCACAACTTGGTAGGACGCACCACCATCTCCACGAATAATGACTTTGTTTTTTTTAGGGTCTCTTTCTTTTTCAGGACCAAGAAACCCATTAATCTTTTCAGTAAGCCCTTCGATGGGAACTGGTTCAGAACTTTGATCTAAATATATTTTTCCTTGTTTGTCCACAGTGATCACAAGTTCATCTTTTTGTTTCTCTTTAGCAACACTCGAAGATCGAGGTAATTCCACTTTCAAAGCCGTGTTTTTTTCCAATGTTGCATTCATCAAAAAGTAAATCACTATAAAGGATATAACATCAATTAAAGGAGCAAGCTCAATGTTATTAAATGATTTTTGCGTTTTGCGAAATTTCATTTAGTGTGTTTATTTGTTTAGGTGCGGTAACACCAAATCAGTTACGTTTTCCATTTCCGTAATTCTTTCCTCTTTCATTCGAGAAAAAAGATTATAAAAAATGTAAGCGGGGATGGCGATTCCAAGACCCATCGCGGTAGTAATCAACGCCTCTGAAATTCCTACTTCAGCACCTTGTGTTCCTGCACCTTCCGCGAAGGAACGCACAATCCCAATGACTGTCCCGAGGACACCAAGTAAGGGAGCGATGGTAGCAATTGTTCCGAGACCAGTCAAATAACGTTCCATCAAATAAATTTGACGAAAACCCTCTTGTCGTATGTCTTCTTCCCAAAACTGAATGCCACGGCGTTTGAGATCAAATGCCATACGAAGTAAAACTGCTGCCGGTGACTGAACGTCTTGACCGAGTACATCTTTTGCCTCATCCCATTTTTGTTCACGAGCCAATTCCCTGACACGACGGAAATGATCTTGAGGAATGGCTTTTAGTTTCCAGTAATAAACAAGTCGTTCCACAATGATGGTAAAACCAACGATGGATACAAAGATGATTAGAATGGGTATGGTTTGCGGAGGAACCGAGGAAATGATTGAATCTGATTTAGCGAAAGGAAAAAACATGAATGGGACCCCATTGAAGGATTACGAATAGAGTTTTCAGTCTTCCCTTTTTCGCCAAATACTATTTTTACGCCCCTACCCAGCTTTTTTCATGAGTAAATCCGTGGCAGCTTTTAGCACTGCTGAGGTCAGTTGTTTACCTCCGATCATCCGTGCGAGCTCCCGTTTTCTTTCTTCAAAGTCAAGAAGTGATGCATGAGACACAGTTCTTCCACCTTCTTGGCGTTTTTCGATCTTGATTTGGTGGTCCCCAGAGGCTGCTACCTGCTGGGTATGAGTAATCAGGAGAATCTGTGAGTTTCTTGCTAGTTTTTTAAGCTTTGTTGCCATTGCCTCCGCTGCCTCACCCCCAAGACCAGTATCCACCTCGTCCAATACCAGCATTTGGGGGGAAGGAGCTTGTTTTCCAAGAACACTCCGAAGGGCAAGCATCACCCGAGACAACTCGCCACCAGAAGCTACTTTTCTGAGTGGGCGTGGTTTTTCTCCAGGATTGGCACTAAAATAAAATTCGATTTGGTCAAGACCGGATTCCGAAAGGAAATAAGATTTGGATCCTTCTTCCACTTCTCCTTCTGGATTCTCTTCCCAACGAAGAACCACTTGGAGTTTTCCTCCCTCGAGTCCCAAATCGGCCATCTCCTTTTGAACATCCTCTTCAAACTGCGAGATCACATTACGGCGCAACTTCGAAAGTTGGAATCCTAACTCTTTCATCTCGGTAAGGCATTGGTCTTTTTTGATTCGTAAAAAATCCTCATCCCCCGCTTGTTCGTTCCAACGTTCGAGTTCCAATTTTTTCTCTTCTAGTAAAAGATTGATCTCAGCCAAACTAACATTGTATTTTTTCTTGAGTTTCTTTATGTCTTGGAGTCTAGACTGGACCATATCCAATCGCTCTGGGCTAAAGAAGAGTTCTTCTTCTTCTTCTCTTATGACGGACTTTAGAGATTTTAACCTGTCATAGACTTCTTCCCATTCTTCCAACATTTCTTTTTTTTCAGGGATTAAAATGGATACCTTCTGAATGGCATGGATGAGAGTGGGAAACACTTTCAGAATCGAGTTTTCTTTTTCGGTTAATTCTTCCAACACCAAACGATAGTTCTCTGCTAGTTTTTCCCCATTGGCCAA
Above is a window of Leptospira wolbachii serovar Codice str. CDC DNA encoding:
- a CDS encoding BamA/OMP85 family outer membrane protein produces the protein MNIRKKIKIVSLLVLSLLLLVSAEWVSLWSNRTVYLDKVITKVEFKGNINTSSDDILDLMDMRPGMQLSQGLLNADMRALFVSGFFYHIDIQGEADGEGVKILVVVRERPRVKDIDFIGADEVFPSDLRDKIPLKENEVITPKKVTLSKEVILKKYRDEGFFLAYVRFETEPVNPDTNTVKVKFIIDEGEEIPVSKINIFGNSEIDTYDIQGIMDLKESGIIESGVFKESAFESDKQKISAYLKSKGYVDAELSNEGTNWEIRWENPQKKDKRVVIVNFKISEGEQYFYNGYSTSHDMTIAPSGMPQFLNKENNPVGTPKEEWSPVYPVKYLEDQFEFAPADVGEVFDETKFQKDRASINEAYSAKGYLFAQVIPRRKVIELSDASLSRYENCDKRGSADAVSDCNEEYNRLNVARLRKVYEEEPKLRGKKFIHVDFTIRENNLAFIENIIIKGNKKTQDRVVRRELLFKPGDLFNSTLVNRSRERIFNLGYFKEVNFNMRPGSDETKMNLIIELVEQPTGTVSMGGGYGTITGFSIFTQLGENNLNGTGQQITGRVEFGPIRRYLQISWTEPWFMDKPWSLTLSAFYSSRTLFVGATSITENNNQGIKEVASYERSGVGVSAGLGHRFLINWTHFHRYSPSFFASTRPTSLVSDQVLAEVDRGWQFRSQLTNGIAYDSRDNVFNSTQGFNLIFSVDNVGQFLGGESHFDQFSPILEYYHTWFDYTFFGLIRKNALRRWRVVQQFRTSSVFTFERTPKYKNQDKERIPYIQVQDRLFLGGYESLRGWFFDDKYYPDEWKDGASSRVLFTSELRFPIEPSLLWFVVFFDGGAMYEQINRAVGERKEFFKNYDSLVRAQRVSEPVETYLYENYNSYGQKLPESPLIVNDPGNLVLSSKNLSMSNFRFSWGFGLRIQIPVLPLRLYFAQRIRYTGVDERPFGLYPDNNSFQFVFGIGDMRF
- a CDS encoding ExbD/TolR family protein, which translates into the protein MKFRKTQKSFNNIELAPLIDVISFIVIYFLMNATLEKNTALKVELPRSSSVAKEKQKDELVITVDKQGKIYLDQSSEPVPIEGLTEKINGFLGPEKERDPKKNKVIIRGDGGASYQVVVKVIDAVNAAGVSRFNLAMVKGTSK
- a CDS encoding MotA/TolQ/ExbB proton channel family protein, with translation MFFPFAKSDSIISSVPPQTIPILIIFVSIVGFTIIVERLVYYWKLKAIPQDHFRRVRELAREQKWDEAKDVLGQDVQSPAAVLLRMAFDLKRRGIQFWEEDIRQEGFRQIYLMERYLTGLGTIATIAPLLGVLGTVIGIVRSFAEGAGTQGAEVGISEALITTAMGLGIAIPAYIFYNLFSRMKEERITEMENVTDLVLPHLNK
- the recN gene encoding DNA repair protein RecN, with protein sequence MITHLKIKDFALFESLELSLSDGLTVFTGESGAGKSLIFDALASLFGGRCSTANIRQGKERYSLQAVLSLTGQNLAKDYLMEQGFRYTGDEIVITKELMKDGKARVKIGESLASTTHLRELGKTMAEIHCQNEQLFLLEKSNQLEFLDRYGNLESLKYKFKLALQQYRHWKQKLIDFEETRRTMLKRKEILEYEIEEIESISPKEGEDESLSTEESLLANGEKLAENYRLVLEELTEKENSILKVFPTLIHAIQKVSILIPEKKEMLEEWEEVYDRLKSLKSVIREEEEELFFSPERLDMVQSRLQDIKKLKKKYNVSLAEINLLLEEKKLELERWNEQAGDEDFLRIKKDQCLTEMKELGFQLSKLRRNVISQFEEDVQKEMADLGLEGGKLQVVLRWEENPEGEVEEGSKSYFLSESGLDQIEFYFSANPGEKPRPLRKVASGGELSRVMLALRSVLGKQAPSPQMLVLDEVDTGLGGEAAEAMATKLKKLARNSQILLITHTQQVAASGDHQIKIEKRQEGGRTVSHASLLDFEERKRELARMIGGKQLTSAVLKAATDLLMKKAG